A genome region from Nicotiana tabacum cultivar K326 chromosome 13, ASM71507v2, whole genome shotgun sequence includes the following:
- the LOC107805864 gene encoding uncharacterized protein LOC107805864, translated as MVAESWFRNFWKNCKKYEGGGNQKVLVGVLAFEVASLMSKLVHVWQSLSDKQVARLRDEIMNSVGIKKLVSDDDSSIARLMCTELVENLGHVAIAVSRLAKKCNDPFLKSFEQAFNDLLKVGADPYGWQLSWKKMDRKVKKMERFIVINANLYQEMENLSDLEQTLKRLKGNDDADSITLVEYEKKLAWKQQEVKHLKDVSIWNRTYDYTVRLLARSLFTIFSRIGHVFGVDPADERTKTSRELDSDQIHRSHSVAYAQSTVHPSETGLTRFSSEPVESILSKSGPISGTRNINNSYSGPLKSSTSTGSPVPGRHSSVGFYSGPLGRSTTKSGPLPLFNKSGMRWWKSRDRSGSLHGKGPNQKHSRLTSTGPLKGCMMIGNGSPVGNCYLDPQGFHSGFLSATKGANVNGHVDGYSTCSYLTSYNAKKRLLNAPPETLGAAALALHYANVIIVIEKLVASPHLIGHDAREDLYNMLPVSLRGALRAKLKPFAKSLTSSVYDTVLAGEWNEAMMGILEWLAPLAHNMIRWQSERSFEHQNFVSRTNVLLVQTLYYANQEKTESAITELLVGLNYIWRYGREVNAKAIEECASARMMFNDDYLDE; from the coding sequence ATGGTTGCTGAATCTTGGTTTCGCAATTTCTGGAAAAATTGTAAAAAGTATGAGGGTGGTGGTAATCAAAAGGTGCTAGTCGGCGTTCTAGCATTTGAAGTTGCAAGCTTAATGTCTAAACTGGTTCATGTTTGGCAATCTCTGAGTGATAAGCAGGTTGCTAGATTGAGGGATGAGATAATGAACTCGGTTGGTATCAAAAAGCTAGTTTCGGACGATGATTCCTCTATTGCAAGGTTGATGTGTACAGAGTTGGTTGAAAACTTAGGACATGTGGCAATTGCTGTTTCTAGGCTTGCCAAAAAATGCAACGACCCTTTCTTGAAGAGTTTTGAGCAAGCCTTTAATGATCTGCTAAAAGTTGGTGCTGATCCGTACGGGTGGCAACTTTCGTGGAAGAAGATGGATAGGAAAGTTAAGAAGATGGAACGATTTATTGTGATTAATGCAAATTTATATCAAGAAATGGAGAATCTTTCTGATCTTGAACAGACATTGAAGAGATTGAAGGGAAATGATGATGCAGATAGCATTACTCTCGTTGAATACGAGAAGAAGCTTGCGTGGAAGCAGCAGGAGGTGAAGCATCTTAAGGATgtttctatttggaataggacTTATGATTATACAGTCCGTCTTCTGGCGAGATCCTTGTTTACTATATTTAGTAGGATCGGGCATGTGTTTGGAGTTGATCCTGCGGATGAGAGGACTAAAACATCAAGAGAACTAGATTCTGATCAAATCCATCGTAGCCACTCAGTTGCTTATGCCCAATCAACTGTTCACCCGTCTGAAACAGGCTTGACTAGATTTTCCTCAGAACCAGTAGAAAGTATCCTTTccaaatctgggccaatctcggGCACAAGAAACATTAACAATTCTTATTCAGGTCCCCTGAAAAGTTCAACTTCAACGGGAAGCCCGGTCCCTGGAAGACATTCTTCTGTTGGCTTCTATTCGGGTCCTCTGGGAAGGTCAACAACAAAATCTGGGCCGCTCCCTCTATTCAATAAATCCGGCATGAGGTGGTGGAAATCTCGTGATCGTTCAGGAAGTTTACATGGAAAAGGTCCAAATCAAAAGCATTCTCGACTGACCTCTACAGGTCCGCTAAAAGGCTGCATGATGATCGGGAACGGTTCTCCTGTAGGTAATTGCTATCTAGATCCACAAGGATTTCATTCTGGTTTTCTCAGTGCAACGAAAGGAGCTAATGTAAATGGACATGTTGATGGCTATTCAACTTGCTCTTATCTGACAAGTTATAATGCGAAAAAAAGGTTGTTAAACGCTCCTCCGGAAACTCTTGGAGCTGCTGCCTTAGCACTGCATTATGCAAATGTCATTATCGTGATTGAGAAACTAGTGGCATCTCCTCACTTGATTGGACATGATGCAAGAGAAGACCTGTACAACATGCTACCGGTTAGTTTAAGAGGAGCCCTCAGGGCAAAACTAAAGCCATTCGCCAAGAGCTTGACGTCGTCCGTTTATGACACGGTTCTTGCTGGAGAATGGAATGAAGCAATGATGGGGATTCTAGAATGGCTCGCTCCGCTTGCTCATAACATGATAAGATGGCAATCCGAGCGGAGCTTTGAGCATCAGAACTTTGTTTCAAGAACGAATGTCCTGCTCGTACAAACCCTTTATTATGCAAATCAAGAGAAGACAGAATCAGCAATTACAGAGCTGCTCGTCGGTCTGAACTACATATGGAGGTACGGAAGGGAAGTGAATGCAAAAGCAATAGAGGAATGTGCTAGTGCTAGAATGATGTTTAATGATGATTACTTGGATGAGTGA